Genomic segment of Labrus mixtus chromosome 1, fLabMix1.1, whole genome shotgun sequence:
ACTCTCAGTCCTGACTTTCCGCCATGACTTTCAGTCCTGACTCTGAGTCCTgactctgagtcctgactgtgaGTCCTGACCCTCAGTCCTGACTCTGAGTCCTGACCGTCAGTCCTGACTTTCCCCCATGACTTTCAGTCCTGACTCTCAGTCCTGACTCTTAATCCTGACCTTCAGTCCTGACTCTCAGTCCTGACTCTTAGTCCTGACTTTCTGCCATGACCTTCAGTCCTGACTCTGAGTCCTGACCTTCAGTCCTGACCCTCAGTCCTGACCTTCAGTCCTGACTCTTAGTCCTGACCTTCAGTCCTGACTCTGAGTCCTGACTCTTAGTCCTGACCTTCAGTCCTGACTCTGAGTCCTGACTCTGAGTCCTGACCTTCAGTCCTGACTCTCACACAAATTGACACTAACAGACACCAGCAGCCAACATGTGATAATAAAGTAACAGGAGGCTCATCACAGTCCTTCCCGTCTGACTCAACACATGACCCTTTTGGCATTTGAGTTTTAATTTGATGTTGCTAATTGATTCCTGAGGACAgatgtgtgtttcctccagtgAATGACATGTCTGCATTTGGACAGGACGAGAGCAAATGATGTCTTCAAATATATACTGTCAGTGTCCCTTTGTCTCATCATAGCATGCTGATAAGACAAAGTTACTGATATctttctctgaaacatttacgatgcagagattttaaaaagccaTCTCTTGTCTTCccctctgtcaggtgtgtctcTCTGAGTGTGAAGGCGACGTCTCCCCTGCTTTCTACCGAGACTTCTGTCGTAAAGTGATGTCCTCTCCGTTGTCCTCGCTCAGAGGTATGATGCCGAAAAGATCTCAGGAGGAGGCCGAGGCCCTGTTTCCTGAGGAGGAGGATCAGCAGGCGGAGGGAGGCCTGTTGCTTCCTGTTGCAATGCAACGCTTTGATCACATGACCCGGGCACTCGGGGTCAAAGGCAGCCAGATGAACTCAGCctacaactcccagaatgcccTGTCCCTTGAGGATGAGTATGAGGAGGAGGCCGGGCAGGAAGAAGGGGCAGCTGACATGGCGGCGAGAGGACAAGGTGATTTAGGTCTGAGCGTCTCCAAGAGGTTTGGCGGCTTCGTGAAAGGGAGGCACGGCTACAGGAAGCTGGTCTCTCCAGGACGATCTTACCAGAAGAGGTACGGAGGATTCATCGGCATTCGGAAGTCGGCACGCAAGTGGAACAACCAGAAACGTTTCAGCGAGTTCCTGAAGCAGTACCTGGGGATGAGCACTCGGGCCACTGAGTTCAACAGCGTGTCAGAGGACCTCACCCAACAGAACCAGGTTTAGCACCTTGAAGCCACTGACGTGAATTCTTGATGTATTTTCAATGatcttgttttgtatttcagtcacCGACATATCGAACTTTTTCTGATGTCACCACCGTTGaccatttaaatcatttaaacttAAAACTGAGGCTGAAACCTGAAGCTGTGTTCAGACTGACAGTAAATCAATCTCATGAGTTAAAGCTCCCATGAGGAACTTTTGGGTTGTGTtaactttggcgccccctgtggataAATCGCTGCTTGTCCCATATGTGTGTACGAAAATcttgttctgctttatttaaaagAGTCACAAACATGAGCTACGTAGATATTCTCTGTCAGCTGAAGGTCTGCGGGTGTTTCTGCCATAGTTTCATGACCGAGGGGAGAGACAGATTACGCTGTCCAGGTACGATCAGTTGTACAATCAAACGTGAGAAAAGCCTCTCGTGCCTCAGCGTACACTACACGACTAACAACACACGATCTGCATGAAACTTCAAATTCATCGGCTTTAGTCGTGTTCTAACTAGAGAAACTCTCCTTGGTTTTGTTCAGCCCAAAGACTGCCTGAACCCACACAGGTCTACAGACGGGGGAGGTAAACCGAACACATGATGCTCTGTTGATAATATTTATGGTTTATTTCTAACTAAAGCAGAAAAACACGACAGCAGTTTGCTTTACTCTCAGTCTGAACATGGCTGAAGACTCTTTATCAGGATTCCAACAGCTTCAGCCTTTAGCTCTGATAACAGATCCATAACCCTCCAAGGGACCCGAGTCACTCAGAGTCCTCATTCAAGGCCCCCCTTGTGGGACTGACCCCATTGATTGGCTCCAGAAGCCGTTTTTCcttgtaagataagataagacaagataatcctttatttatcccacaatggggaaatttacattgttacagcagcaaagagcaaatattgcagacaaaaagtgaacacagtacaatttaaataaaaaaagaaaaattaagaatgtacaaagaAATAGATTGTGAGCCTTaaagaaatatttcattttggacCTCATAGTTTTCCCACAATGCTTTGCAGCATAACACAGACTTAATTGTACTGCTTAATTCAGAATGAATGGTCAATCCCCTTCATCATAAAGTATAGGAAACATTAAGGTCTGCATAGGATCGTCTGAAGGCTCTGACTGCAGCGCCACTCTCTTGAGTTTACCGCCATCTGGTGGCTAAATGTGTAACTGTCCATTTGAAAGGAAACAagcttttctgtcttcttttggCTTCCTGGTTGAGTTTCAGTCAACAGTAATGTGATTTGTGGTTAATAAACTCACCTGGTGCGGAGGTGTGTGATTGAGACAGCAGTCAGTCTTCATGTACTCACActgatgttcttcttctctgattggctctctcTGTACATAAACTAAGTCTGTTTATTCAAACTGTCACGCTGTGAGGTGATGAGAACTTGTAAATAGCAgaatttaaaacatgtcaataaaaTAGTTTACTATTTCTTTTGTGGCTTTTCATGCAGCAACTGATTCTGTGTCTCGagctcttttcttcttcatattTACACTTTCAACGTTTCTATGTTCTAgcacttcttcttcatgtttgtctgtttaactttattttcttgaaccaggagagaaagaagagacagCATGgtgcagcagcacaacaaacaatgagcagccaAACATTccaatataataaataaatataaaatacaaacaatgagcagccaAACATTccaatataataaataaatataaaatacaaacaatgagcagccaAACATTccaacataataaataaatacaaaatacaaacaatgagcagccaAACATTccaatataataaataaatacaaaatacaaacaatgagcagccaAACATTccaacataataaataaatacaaaatacaaacaatgagcagccaAACATTccaatataataaataaatataaaatacaaacaatgagcagccaAACATTccaacataataaataaatacaaaatacaaacaatgagcagccaAACATTccaacataataaataaatacaaaatacaaacaatgagcagccaAACATTccaatataataaataaatataaaaaacaaacacatgaaggagaACATCTGCAGCCCCATGGGTCCGCCTCCTAAAATcctccaatgagagcagctcctCAAGTCTCTGCTCTTTACGTTATTGGTTCAGAACAAAGAGAACAGAGATGAACCTCAGAGTCTAGAGGAGGGGGgcacactctgttaatgattagtgtgagatagaggagggggacacactctgttaatgattagtgtgagatagaggagggggacactctgttaatgattagtgtgagatagaggaggggggcacactctgttaatgattagtgtgagatagaggagggggacactctgttaatgattagtgtgagatagaggagggggacactctgttaatgattagtgtgagatagaggagggggacactctgttaatagaGGGGGgatactctgttaatgattagtgtgagatagaggagggggacacactctGTTAATAAAGGGGGgatactctgttaatgattagtgtgagatagaggagggggacactctgttaatgattagtgtgagatagaggggggacacactgttaatgattagtgttagATAGAggggggacacactgttaatgattagtgttagatagaggagggggacacactgttaatgattagtgtgagatagaggagggggacactgtGTTAATGATTAGtttgagatagaggagggggacacactctgttaaagattagtgtgagatagaagagggggacactctattaatgattagtgtgagatagaggagggggacactctgttaatgattagtgtgagatagaagAGGGGGACACtgtgttaatgattagtgtgagatagaggagggggacacactgttaatgattagtgtgagatagaggagggggacacactgttaatgattagtgtgagatagaggagggggacactctgttaatgattagtgtgagatagaggagggggacactctgttaatgattagtgtgagatagaggggggacacactgttaatgattagtgttagatagaggagggggacacactgttaatgattagtgtgcgatagaggagggggacacactgttaatgattagtgtgagatagaggagggggacacactgttaatgattagtgtgagatagaggagggggacactgtGTTAATGATTAGtttgagatagaggagggggacacactctgttaaagattagtgtgagatagaagagggggacactctattaatgattagtgtgagatagaggagggggacactctgttaatgattagtgtgagatagaagagggggacactctgttaatgattagtgtgagatagaggagggggacactctgttaatagagtggaggacacactgttaatgattagtgtgagatagaggagggggacactctgttaatgattagtgtgagatagaagagggggacacactgttaatgattagtgtgagatagaggagggggacacactgttaatgattagtgtgagatagaggagggggacactctgttaatgattagtgtgaaatagggggggacactctgttaatgattagtgtgagatagaggagggggacactctgttaatagagtggaggacacactgttaatgattagtgtgagatagaggagggggacactgtgttaatgattagtgtgagatagaggagggggacacactctGTTAATAAAGGGGGGggacactgttaatgattagtgtgagatagaggagggggacacactgttaatgattagtgtgatatagaggagggggacactctgttaatgattagtgtgagatagaggagggggacactctgttaatgattagtgtgagaaagaggagggggacacactctgttaatagaggggggacacactgttaatgattagtgttagatagaggagggggacacactgttaatgattagtgtgagatagaggagggggacactctgttaatgattagtgtgagatagaggagggggacactatatgtcaatgattagtgtgagatagaggagggggacactgtcaatgattagtgtgagatagaggagggggacactctgttaatagagtggaggacacactgttaatgattagtgtgagatagaggagggggacactctgttaatgattagtgtgagatagaggagggggacactctgttaatgattagtgtgagatagaggagggggacacactgttaatgattagtgtgagatagaggagggggacactctggaAATGATTAGTTTGAGATAGAGGAGGgagacactctgttaatgattagtgtgagatagaggagggggacacactgttaatgattagtgtgagatagaggagggggacactctgttaatgattagtgtgagatagaggagggggacacactgttaatgattagtgtgagatagaggagggggacacactgttaatgattagtgtgagatagaggagggggacacactgttaatgattagtgtgagatagaggagggggacacactgttaatgattagtgtgagatagaggagggggacactctgttaatgattagtgtgagatagaggagggggacactctgttaatgattagtgtgagatagaggagggggacactctgttaatagagtggaggacacattgttaatgattagtgtgagatagaggagggggacactcttttaatagagtggaggacacattgttaatgattagtgtgagatagaggagggggacactctgttaatgattagtgtgatatagaggagggggacactctgttaatgattagtgtgagatagaggaggggaacacactgttaatgattagtgtaagatagaggagggggacactctgttaatgattagtgtgagatagaggagggggacactctgttaatagagtggaggacacattgttaatgattagtgtgagatagaggagggggacactctgttaatagagtggaggacacactgttaatgattagtgtgagatagaggagggggacacactctgttaataaaagggggacacactgttaatgattagtgtgagatagaggagggggacacactgttaatgattagtgtgagatagaggagggggacactctgttattagagtggaggacacattgttaatgattagtgtgagatagaggagggggacactctgttaatagaGTGGAGGACAAattgttaatgattagtgtgagatagaggagggggacactctgttaatgattagtgtgagatagaggagggggacactctgttaatgattagtgtgagatagaggagggggacacactgttaatgattagtgtaagatagaggagggggacactctgttaatgattagtgtgagatagaggagggggacactctgttaatgattagtgtgagatagaggagggggacactctggaAATGATTAGTTTGAGATAGAGGAGGgagacactctgttaatgattagtgtgagatagaggaggggggcacactgttaatgattagtgtgagatagaggagggggacactctgttaatgattagtgtgagatagaggagggggacacactgttaatgattagtgtgagatagaggagggggacacactgttaatgattagtgtgagatagaggagggggacacactgttaatgattagtgtgagatagaggagggggacactctgttaatgattagtgtgagatagaggagggggacactctgttaatgattagtgtgagatagaggagggggacaatCTGTTAATAGAGTGGAGGACACattgttaatgattagtgtgagatagaggagggggacactctgttaatagagtggaggacacattgttaatgattagtgtgaggtagaggagggggacactctgttaatgattagtgtgagatagaggagggggacactctgttaatgattagtgtgagatagaggagggggacacactgttaatgattagtgtaagatagaggagggggacactctgttaatgattagtgtgagatagaggagggggacactctgttaatagaTTGGAGGACACATTGTTAATGAtcagtgtgagatagaggagggggacactctgttaatagagtggaggacacactgttaatgattagtgtgagatagaggagggggacactgtgttaatgattagtgtgagatagaggagggggacacactctgttaataaaggggggacacactgttaatgattagtgtgagatagaggagggggacacactgttaatgattagtgtgataTAGAGGAGGgcgacactctgttaatgattagtgtgagatagaggagggggacactctgttaatgattagtgtgagaaagaggagggggacacactctgttaatagaggggggacacactgttaatgattagtgttagatagaggagggggacacactgtcaatgattagtgtgagatagaggagggggacactctgttaatgattagtgtgagatagaggagggggacactctgttaatgattagtgtgagatagaggagggggacactctgttaatgattagtgttagatagaggagggggacacactgtcaatgattagtgtgagatagaggagggggacactatctgtcaatgattagtgtgagatagaggagggggacactctgttaatgattagtgtgagatagaggagggggacactctgttaatatAGTGgaggacacactgttaatgattagtgtgagatagaggagggggacactatctgtcaatgattagtgtgagatagaggagggggacactgttaatgattagtgtgagatagaggagggggacactctgttaatgattagtgtgagatagaggagggggacacactctgttaataaaggggggacacactgttaatgattagtgtgagatagaggagggggacacactgttaatgattagtgtgatatagaggagggggacactctgttaatgattagtgtgagatagaggagggggacactctgttaatgattagtgtgagaaagaggagggggacacactctgttaatagaggggggacacactgttaatgattagtgttagatagaggagggggacacactctgttaatgattagtgtgagatagagggggggacactctctgttaatgattagtgtgagatagaggagggggacacactctgttaataaaggggggacacactgttaatgattagtgtgagatagaggagggggacacacagTTATTGATTAGTGTGAtttagaggagggggacactctgttaatgattagtgtgagatagaggagggggacactctgttaatgattagtgtgagaaagaggagggggacacactctgttaataaaggggggacacactgttaatgattagtgtgagatagaggagggggacacactgttaatgattagtgttatatagaggagggggacactctgttaatgattagtgtgagatagaggagggggacactctgttaatatAGTGgaggacacactgttaatgattagtgtgagatagaggaggaggacactATCTGtcaatgattagtgtgagatagaggagggggacactgtcaatgattagtgtgagatagaggagggggacactctgttaatgattagtgtgagatagaggagggggacactctgttaatgattagtgtgagatagaggagggggacactctgttaatgattagtgtgagatagaggagtgggacactctgttaatgattagtgtgagatagaggagggggacacactctgttaatgattagtgtgagatagagggggggacactctctgttaatgattagtgtgagatagagtaGGGGGACACTCtattaatgattagtgtgagatagaggagggggacactctgttaatgattagtgtgagatagaggagggggacactctgttaatagagtggaggacacattgtcaatgattagtgtgagatagaggagggggacactctgttaatagagtggaggacacactgttaatgattagtgtgagatagaggagggggacactgtgttaatgattagtgtgagatagaggagggggacacactctgttaataaaggggggacacactgttaatgattagtgtgagatagaggagggggacacactgttaatgattagtgttatatagaggagggggacactctgttaatgattagtgtgagatagaggagggggacactctgttaatgattagtgtgagaaagaggagggggacacactctgttaatagaggggggacacactgttaatgattagtgttagatagaggagggggacacactgttaatgattagtgtgagatagaggagggggacactctgttaatgattagtgtgagatagaggagggggacactatctgtcaatgattagtgtgagatagaggagggggacactctgttaatgattagtgtgagatagaggagggggacactctgttaatatAGTGgaggacacactgttaatgattagtgtgagatagaggagggggacactatctgtcaatgattagtgtgagatagaggagggggacactgtcaatgattagtgtgagatagaggagggggacactctgttaatgattagtgtgagatagaggagggggacactctgttaatgattagtgtgagatagaggagggggacactctgttaatgattagtgtgagatagaggagtgggacactctgttaatgattagtgtgagatagaggagggggacacactctgttaataaaggggggacacactgttaatgattagtgtgagatagaggagggggacacactgttaatgattagtgtgatatagaggagggggacactctgttaatgattagtgtgagatagaggagggggacactctgttaatgattagtgtgagaaagaggagggggacacactctgttaatagaggggggacacactgttaatgattagtgttagatagaggagggggacacactctgttaatgattagtgtgagatagaggggggacactctctgttaatgattagtgtgagatagaggagggggacactatctgttaatgattagtgtgagatagaggagggggacactatctgttaatgattaatgtgagatagaggagggggacactgtcaatgattagtgtgagatagaggagggggacactgtcaatgattagtgtgagatagaggagggggacactgttaatgattagtgtgagatagaggagggggcacactctgttaatgattagtgtgagatagaggagggggacactctgttaatgattagtgtgagatagaggagggggcacactctgttaatgattagtgtgagatagaggagggggacactctgttaatgattagtgtgagatagaggagggggacactctgttaatgattagtgtgagatagaggagggggacactgttaatgattagtgtgagatagaggagggggacactgttaatgattagtgtgagatagaggagggggacactctgttaatgattagtgtgagatagaggagggggacactgttaatgattagtgtgagatagaggagggggacactctgttaatgattagtgtgagatagaggagggggacactctgttaatagaGGGGGgatactctgttaatgattagtgtgagatagaggagggggacacactctgttaatagaggggggacacactgttaatgattagtgttagATAGAGGAGGGgaacacactgttaatgattagtgtgagatagaggagggggacacactgttaatgattagtgtgagatagaggagggggacacactgttaatgattagtgtgagatagaggagggggacactctgttaatgattagggtgagatagaggagggggacacactctgttaataaag
This window contains:
- the LOC132980089 gene encoding prepronociceptin-like, which translates into the protein MKTVMALLLLCLCHPAQSDCQADCLSCSNILPKQITFNTVVCLSECEGDVSPAFYRDFCRKVMSSPLSSLRGMMPKRSQEEAEALFPEEEDQQAEGGLLLPVAMQRFDHMTRALGVKGSQMNSAYNSQNALSLEDEYEEEAGQEEGAADMAARGQGDLGLSVSKRFGGFVKGRHGYRKLVSPGRSYQKRYGGFIGIRKSARKWNNQKRFSEFLKQYLGMSTRATEFNSVSEDLTQQNQV